The genomic stretch TGTTCGAGATGCGCGCCAAGATCAAACAACTTGTGCCCGAACAGTTCCAGCAGTACCTGTTCGATGTGGAAGAACTCTATGAGTTCACCTATCCGATCTTGGAGACGCTGGAGAAGATCAAATCGATCGGTTTTGACAAAGCGCCGCTGATCTCCGGCAAACTGCTCGGGATCAAAGGACAGTATCTGATTCTCGACTGCGGTGTGCTCAACATCAAGAAACACACAGGGTACAAGGTGGAAGTTCAATTTCAAAAAGCGGATGAGTTGACCGCATAAACTGCATCGATGCGCGATGCTGATGCAAGGAGGGCCTGACCGATTTGTAACCGGCCGGGCCCTCCTCCTGTGCTAGAGCAGTTCGGCAAGTTCTGCTTCGATCGCCGCTCCGAGTTTGTTCCAAAGTTCGTCCGTCGTGTCAGCCCAGTGAATCTCGCCGTTAACATAGGCATAAGGGTGAACTGCACACTCCGAACAGTTGCTGAGGCAGGGCGTGCGGATGACGCTCGTGCCAGGATATGTGGTCTCCAAACGTTCCAGATCCAATCCGGAAGCCGGGTTGACATCGCAAACTTCCACAATCACGATTCCCATTGTCTCGACGACTCCTTCGTTTGTTGCTTTTGGTGTTTAGTGTACCAAGAATGGGCAGGGTTTACTAGGTGACCGCTTGCAGACACTATTAGATACATATCATTCATATGCTGGTAAAGAGGAGCTGTTTGAAAGTATGGACGTGCAAAAAAGTTCGCTAGGTTTTGCTGAAATTACTCATTTCTCGATGAGCGATGCAAAAGGAAAAATGGAGTTTGCTGTGATTCCACTGCCGCCGCAATATCTGCTGGGCATGGCGATGGGGTCGAAGCTGGTGATCTTGTCGGCGCCGTATGAAGGTACCGCATTGTTCCAAGCGGGCGTTACGGCCGATGAAGTACAAGCTCAGTTTAACCTGCCAAACCGTGAAGAAGCGTTGCGTCTTTCGGTGATGCTGACCACCGCCTTTATGGAAATGCCAGGTGCCGGTCATACGCCGCACATCATTTTCTAATCGTGTCCACGCTTGGCGAGAAAATCCGCATGTTGCGGAAAAAAGTCGGTCTGTCACAGCGTGCTTTAGCAGAAGGATTGGTTACCAAAAGCATGATCTCGCAGATTGAAACCAACAAAATCCAACCTTCTGCCGATCTGTTGACGAGGATTGCACAACGGCTTTCTGTGCGTCCAGAGCAGTTGTTGCCGACAAAACATGAAGATCATGAACGTCTGGTCTGCTACAAGCAGGCTCAGGCGTTTTTAACATTGCGACACTTTGCCGAAGCGTTACCGTTGCTACAAACATGTTTGGAAGATCCCCACCCCTCATGGTCGCTGTTGCGGTTAACGTATCGGACGGCTTGCTGTCAGCAGCAGTTGGGGGCATATCAGGAGGCGCGGCGGCTCTATGAAAAGGCGTTGCACCATGCGATTTGTGAAGAGCAGACTGGTGAGATGATCCGTCTTCATGTGCGGCTTGGGGAAGTGGCACAGTCGTTAGGGCAATTGGAACTGGCGTTGGTCGAGTGGCGGCGGGCCGAGCGGGAACTAGAACGCCATCCTGCTCCACCAGAAGAGCCGCTTCTAGCGCTCGATGTCTGTTTGTATCTGGCGAACGGACTGCGCAAATTGGGCGGCTCACGGGAGGCGCTGCATCATTATCGGCTTGCCGAGCAGTTTTTGCAACGTCTGCCGGAGCAGACGAGAAGACGCGCTGAGGTGCAGTTCGGCATTGGCTTGGTGCTGGAGAAGCTGGAGCAGTTTGAGACAGCAGAAAGCTGTTTCGAGCATGCTGCTTCGTTGTATCTAAGAGCGATCGACAAGCGGATGGCGACGCTCGCGAGGATCTCCCGCGGGCGTTTGCTCGGCAAGACGGGGCGGCATGAGGAAGCGTTGACCGAATTGAGAGCTAGCTTGCAGGAGGCGAAGAGCTTGAGTTGTCCAGAAGTGGAGGTGCGCGCCTATTGTGAGTTGAGCCAAGCGTGCGAGGCGATGGGGAAGCGGATGCTGGCCGAGTCACTTTTGCAAAAGGGGCTTGCTGTGAAGTGCGAATGCCCTGTCGAGCGTGGTTTGACCTTTTTGGCACTGGCCGAGCTGCATAGGGATGCTCAGCGTTACGAGGAAGCGTTGGAAGCGGTTAGGCAGGCGTTATACTTGTTGCATGAGAACATGGAAGAGTTACTCGTGGTCTATCAACTGTTGACCGACTTGTACAAGCGGCAGGAGGATTACGAGCAGGCAAGCTTTTGGGCGGAACGTGCCGATCGTTTGGTTGGCAAGCAGATGCAACAGCGGGGCTGGAAAGCATAGGAAAACCCTCGACCAAGCTGTCGAGGGTTTTTTGGAACGCGCAGGATCAGTAGAGCAACGCGAGCGTCTTGTCGATCAAAGTGGCGTGATAGGTGTTGCCATTGCGTTGATCGAACGCGTCCGCGAGGGCGCGTGTTTCGGTGATCAACCAAGGCAACAGATCATTTTGCTGACCCTCGCGGTGCAGGCGTTCGTATAACAGCCAGCCAGCGAGGAAATAGCGGAATTTGTTGCGCAGATGAGAGGTGTCCTGCGCTTGGCGAAGATGCTTGTGAAACAATGTTATCGCTTGCTCGGGATCGGTCAGGGCGAGAAAGCGGATGTGGTTGGCGAAACCGTGCATAAAGGACGGCTCATTCTCGATTTTGGCATAGCCGCGTTTCTGTAGCTCCTGCGCATCTTCGAGGCGATCCAATCTGACGAGCGCTTCCAGCAGATCGTGCAGGGTGTTGTGCGGGACGGTCGAGCAGGCGAGCTGTCCGTTCAAAATCGTCTCCGCTAGCGCCAGCGCTTTTTCGTCTTCGCCAAGCCAAACCATGTATTCGACCTGATGTGCCCGCTCGCAGGCGTTGCAGTCGCAAAAATCATCGATCGCAGCAGCTAGCCAAAGGCGGTACGCAGTGTCAGCGCGCGCTCTGTCGCCCGCATACATCGCCTGAGCGTGCTGTTGGCGATAGTACGGACGCAAGGAGAGGCCCTGCGCTTCGTAGCGGGTTTTCATGTCCTCCATCAACGCATCGACCTGTGTGCGTGTGATCTGCGGCAAGGCATCGATGTGGCCGACAACCCATTTGTACTGCCAGAGCATCCTGGTGGGTTCGAACTGGTAGGGATGTTTGTCCATCTGGGTCAAGCACCAGGAGAAAGCGACGAGCATGCGCATCGGGTCACCAGCGCCGACAGACGCATCGATCAGCTTTTCGCGCAATTCGAAGGAGTCGATCAGTTCGTTGTGTGCATCGGCAAGTTGGATCGCCTGTTGGAGCAACGCTACTTTGGCATCGCCGTCGGGAAGCATGTCCGCTTGGCTTTCCAACTGTGAGAGTTGAGCCTGATAGTTCATCGTCACCCTCCTTTATCTCATGCCCAATTCGATCAGGTTGAACAGGCCGTTGTTGAGCAGTTTCATCTCGCGGTGGTTGAGTGGATGATGCCCCATCAACAGCGCCTGTACATAGATCATCTCGATGGCCATCTGTTGCAGTTTCGGGTCGGCCGACTGCACCAGTTTGAGGATGACCGGGTTGTTGAAGTTGAAGCAAAGCTGCCCGTGTGCGGCAGGTGCGCCAAATGCGGCGTTCAACGACTCGAGGATGGAAGCGAACAACGGATTGGATTCCTCCTGTGTCCGCTCCACGGAGCGCAGAAATGTCGCTTCCTCGCTGGTCGAATAGAGGGCGGGTAGTTCCAACGGCAGAAATTTTTTAATCTCCGCATTACAGCCGAACGATTGTAACACGGTGTTGGCGGTGCGCATGAATTGAAAGGCCAATTGTTGTTCAGGAATTGTCAAATCCTCTAACGACTCGGTGATGTCGAGCGGATCGACGCGCTCCACGCTGTACTCTGGGAAAAAGTCGGGAAGACGCTCGATCAACTCCGCGTCGAACACATAACCGCCGTTGATCACACACATCGACTGCGCGGCCGATACACGGGAGATCTGTCTGTATTCATCGAGTGAAGGTGTGTAGCGGATCAACTTGTTCCTTTCTAAAATTTGCTCCATCGTCAGGCGACCCTGCGACGTTTCGAACGGCAACCACTTGATAAACAGCCGATAGAGTTGGTCGTCTTGCACCGCCAACGCTTTGATCGACAGAAAGTGGATCGCGATCAGCTTGTGCAGGCGGGGCAGGTCGTGTTCGGCGAGGTAAATCAGATAGTCGCGCAGGCAGTTCCCGAGCGTTTCCCGCACGACAGACAGCTTGCTGTCCTCGTAAAATTCTTCGCGTGAAGCTGTCGGCAACAGGTCGTTGGTGTTGATGATACATTTGACAAAAAAGGCCCAATTCGGCAAAATGTTGTCCACATTTTCAGAGAGCAACATCTGCTTGAGATAGACTTGATGGTTCGTCTTGGTGGTGATCGCGGCGCGGTGAGGCAGCACGAACGCGATACCAGTCACATCACCCGTCTCTGAGCGTAGCGGGATATAATCGATAAACGATTCCCCGAAAAAGCGTCTGCCATAGTCGAGCATCGCCTCGTGGGAGACGGTCTGCTGCCAGTTGGGTAACAGCCAGAGAGGTTTGCTTTCATTGATCGTCTGCGTGCGGATGCCATCCGAGACGGAGACGGGGTAGGGGAGCAGCCCGCCATAATGACGGCAGAGATCGCGAACGGTCGCGATGTCAAAATACTCTTCGAAGCCGAGCTTGCTACGCAGGTAGATCCGCGTGCCCGGTGTGAAGTTGCCTTCTAACTGGCGGATCGTATAGGTGCCGTCCGGTCTACCGCGCCATTCGACAGCGGTCTCGCTGTGAATGGAACGGGTGATCACGACGATCTCATCACTGACGACAAAGCAGGAGAGCAGACCGATGCCGAAGCGGCCGATAAAATCGGTGTTGCGCATCTCTTCTGCGCGCTTCGAGGATTCGCCGATGATCGCCAAAAACTGATGAACTTCATCTTCGGTAAGTCCCACGCCGTTGTCTTCAAAGATCAGCGTGCGAGGACCGTCGGCGGAAGCAATCACTTCGAGTGAGATCTGCCCGGAAAAGTCTGTGTCGGTCTTGGCCCGAGCTCGGATAGCATCGGTCCCATTTTGCAACAGTTCACGAATATAAACGCGCGGCGAGCTGTACAGATGGCCGGACAGCAGCTCGATCATGCCTTGTAGATTTACTTTGAAACGGTAATTTTGCTCTTGGTGCTGCAACTTATTTTCACCTTCCTATATCGGTTAAAACATGAGTAAATTTTTCTTTATCCATGCACATCATATCATAAAAAAGAGCCCCTGAGCGCAGGTGCTCTTTTACGATCTGTCAACAATTTATTGTTGGGTATCAACCCAGTGCAAAGACGGGTAGAGCACGAAATCAACACGGCCCTTGAGAATTTCTTCGGGTACGAACCCGACACGCGGATCGCGAGAATCGAGCGACGCGCCAGGGTGCCGATTGTCGCCCATCACGAAGACGTGTCCGTCTGGCACGATGGTCGGCGGGAAATCATTGGTGATCGTGTCGATGTACTTCTCCGCCTGTTTCTCTCCGTTGAGGTAGAGCACGCCTTGGCTGATCTTCACTTCATCGCCCGACAGTCCGATGATGCGTTTAATGTAGTCGCGAGTGTCGTTCGGTGCAGGGAAGACGACGATGTCGCCGCGCTTTGGTTCTTCCAAGTCGTAGGCTAATCGATTCAGATAGACGCGCTCATGGTTTTCTAAGGTCGGTTGCATCGATTGACCTTCAATCTTGGTGATCGCAAAGACGTGCTCGCGGATGAGGAGATTGATGAGAAAAGCGACTACTAAAAGGGATGCCCAGCTGAGCCCTTCGCGAAGCCATTTGTTTTTGATTTTTTTGAACATGTAGAAGAACCCCCTTATTTATTTTTCGATTAATTCTGCATTATTCTTACTATTCTCTTTTTGACAGGAGGATTCCTACAGAAAGGGTACCAATAATTGTCTAAATTTTGACGAGTCAGCGTTCCATTTCACATGTCGCAAGGAGGGAATCTTTTTTCGGAAAAAGCATTGCAGATTTCCAGACTTAGGGTATATTATGAATAGTTACATAAGGGAATTCTTATTCTTATACAGATAATTGGAGGTAGTAGTTATGAAAATTGTAGCTCTCATTGGTAGCTTGCGTACCGATTCGACCACGATGAAAGCGGCACAGGTCGCGATCAACGCGGCAAAAGCAGCGGGCGCAGATGTGGAAATTTTCGATCTGCGTGAACGTCCGCTTCCGTTGTATGATCCGAACGATGAAAACAAATACGAAGAAGAGAACGTCAAATATTTTGTAGAACTGATGAACCAAGCGGACGCCTTCATCCTGGGCTCGCCAGAATATCACAACGGTATCTCCGGCGTGTTCAAAAACGCGCTGGACTTTGTAGGATACAATCAGTTCGCTGGCAAACCAGTTGGCCTGATCGCTTCTGCTGGTGGCGCGGTTGCGACCAATACGTTAAACCAAATGCTGACCATCTTGCGTTCTCTGCACGCCTATGTCGTGCCGCAGTTCGGTTCGGTCGGCTACAATGATTCCTTTACGGAAGATGGCAAATTTACCAACGAGAAGTCGCAGGAGCGCTTTGAGCAAATTGGTAAATCGGTCGTCAACTTGACGAAAGCTATGAAA from Tumebacillus algifaecis encodes the following:
- a CDS encoding HSP90 family protein, which encodes MQHQEQNYRFKVNLQGMIELLSGHLYSSPRVYIRELLQNGTDAIRARAKTDTDFSGQISLEVIASADGPRTLIFEDNGVGLTEDEVHQFLAIIGESSKRAEEMRNTDFIGRFGIGLLSCFVVSDEIVVITRSIHSETAVEWRGRPDGTYTIRQLEGNFTPGTRIYLRSKLGFEEYFDIATVRDLCRHYGGLLPYPVSVSDGIRTQTINESKPLWLLPNWQQTVSHEAMLDYGRRFFGESFIDYIPLRSETGDVTGIAFVLPHRAAITTKTNHQVYLKQMLLSENVDNILPNWAFFVKCIINTNDLLPTASREEFYEDSKLSVVRETLGNCLRDYLIYLAEHDLPRLHKLIAIHFLSIKALAVQDDQLYRLFIKWLPFETSQGRLTMEQILERNKLIRYTPSLDEYRQISRVSAAQSMCVINGGYVFDAELIERLPDFFPEYSVERVDPLDITESLEDLTIPEQQLAFQFMRTANTVLQSFGCNAEIKKFLPLELPALYSTSEEATFLRSVERTQEESNPLFASILESLNAAFGAPAAHGQLCFNFNNPVILKLVQSADPKLQQMAIEMIYVQALLMGHHPLNHREMKLLNNGLFNLIELGMR
- a CDS encoding helix-turn-helix domain-containing protein — translated: MSTLGEKIRMLRKKVGLSQRALAEGLVTKSMISQIETNKIQPSADLLTRIAQRLSVRPEQLLPTKHEDHERLVCYKQAQAFLTLRHFAEALPLLQTCLEDPHPSWSLLRLTYRTACCQQQLGAYQEARRLYEKALHHAICEEQTGEMIRLHVRLGEVAQSLGQLELALVEWRRAERELERHPAPPEEPLLALDVCLYLANGLRKLGGSREALHHYRLAEQFLQRLPEQTRRRAEVQFGIGLVLEKLEQFETAESCFEHAASLYLRAIDKRMATLARISRGRLLGKTGRHEEALTELRASLQEAKSLSCPEVEVRAYCELSQACEAMGKRMLAESLLQKGLAVKCECPVERGLTFLALAELHRDAQRYEEALEAVRQALYLLHENMEELLVVYQLLTDLYKRQEDYEQASFWAERADRLVGKQMQQRGWKA
- a CDS encoding DUF1450 domain-containing protein, whose protein sequence is MGIVIVEVCDVNPASGLDLERLETTYPGTSVIRTPCLSNCSECAVHPYAYVNGEIHWADTTDELWNKLGAAIEAELAELL
- a CDS encoding NADPH-dependent FMN reductase, whose protein sequence is MKIVALIGSLRTDSTTMKAAQVAINAAKAAGADVEIFDLRERPLPLYDPNDENKYEEENVKYFVELMNQADAFILGSPEYHNGISGVFKNALDFVGYNQFAGKPVGLIASAGGAVATNTLNQMLTILRSLHAYVVPQFGSVGYNDSFTEDGKFTNEKSQERFEQIGKSVVNLTKAMKQSVEVN
- the lepB gene encoding signal peptidase I codes for the protein MFKKIKNKWLREGLSWASLLVVAFLINLLIREHVFAITKIEGQSMQPTLENHERVYLNRLAYDLEEPKRGDIVVFPAPNDTRDYIKRIIGLSGDEVKISQGVLYLNGEKQAEKYIDTITNDFPPTIVPDGHVFVMGDNRHPGASLDSRDPRVGFVPEEILKGRVDFVLYPSLHWVDTQQ